A stretch of DNA from Verrucomicrobiia bacterium:
GGAGCGACATGTTTAAACTCGAACAGGCAATTTCAGAATGGCGACAGCAAATTGCCGCGGGTGGTATCAAAACACCCGATGTCTTGGACGAACTGGAAAGCCACCTGCGCGATGACGTGGAATCGCAAGCCCAGGCAGGCAGGTCAGGGCAAGAAGCCTTTGACGCAGCCATCCAACGCCTGGGCCAAATCAGGGTGCTGAGAAAGGAGTTTAAGAACGGCAGAGGGATGGGCATCGGTCGATTCTTCCGACCCGAACTGATTATGATGGGCGTCGGCCTGCTTTGTATGGCGTTTGGAGGGTTCTGGTATTGGATTGCCTTGAAAGTGGCGCTCGCAATCGCCAGCGCGTTGGGGGGTGCCGGTCTGGAGCCCGTTGGTCTGACATGGTCAGCGCTGATATTCTGTTCGGGCGCTGGGTTGGTGTTCGCTTCCGTTGTCTGGGTGATTCGCCGCCGCCGGAGAACCCAGGCCAAATACCTATAACATGTATGATTGCATCCGAGATTCTTAGGAGCATCGCTGTTTCACCGGCGGATTATTAATGAGCGAGAAAGTCTCGACGCGGCGATTTTGGCGTAATCGGTTAGTGACGGCGGGCGCTGCCGCCTAAAGGCGGCGTCCCGCGCGTCCGGAACGCCGGCTTCAGCCGGCAGCCCCGTAGTCACTGAGGCATTACATCTTGGCCGCTTTTCGGCTTGCCGGGCCACGAAAGAGTTGATAGGGTTATGCTTCGCAGAATTCGCGAAAGAGCGTAAAGAACAAGCACTTTTAGCAGTCTTTCAAGAGCCATAGCGCGGTTAGCTCAGGGGTAGAGCACTTCCTTGACACGGAAAATCGTGGAAGTGCCCAAGATTTTGAGTTGCAAGGCCCTCCTGGAAGAATAACCTTCGATCCTGATTCTCGTTCTGATTTTGCGCCCAAAAGGCGTCGTCAGAAACGACCCTTTGTCCGTATTGCTCGCGGTTTATGGCGCTACGGGCCGACCGGCACCATTTACTGGTGCCGCAGATTAAACGGAAAAAATGTTTGGAGAAGTCTCCAAACCAAAGACCGAATGCGAGCTATGGCCATATCAGTGCTTAACGCTTACGTGGCGGGCCAGAACGGCAACACCGAGATCACCGTTTTACCCGCTGGAGCACCTGCTGTAGTGCCGCCTGCGGTGCCCCAACCGCAGGCGCTAACACCACCACCTACCTCTCTTGTAGTGCCGGTGCCCGACCGGGCCACGGCACCAGGTCAGGTTTCTGCAAAAGTCACCCTGAACGATTTGGTCAAGACGTTCACTGGGCAGGCGAAACATCTCGCGCTGGCCACGCGCCAGACCATGGAATGCCACTTTAAAGTGGCTGCGAGGTTCCTGGACTTCGACCGAGATGTCCGAGACATCCGTGTGGGGGACTTGCGGAATCTCAAGAGCAAACTGTCCGAAGACCATAAGGCGTCCACTGTTAATGACATCATCTTCAAAGGCGTTGGGGCACTATTTAAAATCGCTGTGGAGGACGAGGTAATTGACCGCTCACCCCTGGAGAAACTAAAGCGGTCGCGTAAGGGCGAACCAGATCGTAAACAGCCAAGTTGGTTGCAAAGCCAGCAGCTTGTGGCCACTGTCGCGGAGTCATCCCCTGCAACCGGCATTATCATTGGTTTCATGAGAAATTTCGGAGTCGGTCAGGCAGAAATCAAATTCCTCCTCAGCGAGCATATCGACACCGCCTCGGGCTTGATTCATTTTCGTCGAAAAAAGACGAGTAAGCCGTTCGATGTTCCGATTTTCCCGCACGCTAAATCCTTTATCAACGCCATTTTAGCCAAGGGGCCGTTGGGGGTTGGTAAGCCAGTGGTGGAGTGGCGAAATCCTCGTAAGGCCCTAGCCACTGCCTGTGAACGGCTGAGCTTTCCCTCATTTGAGCCAAGGTCTCTACGTCGGTGTTTTATCGTCCATTGTCTTCAACAGGCCATCGATCCTCGCCTGGTTGCAAAATGGCAGGGTCATAAGGATGCCAAGCTCATTTTTTCTGTTTACGGGAAATTTATCGACCACGACTACGAACTGGCCCAGGCAGGGAGGTTAGGCGGTTCTTCGCCGACACCTTCAACCACCACATGATTCTCGGCTTGCGGGCTGGTCCTCAACCAGGACTCCCTCGACGTGCTTCTGCCTTTGGCCGGAAGGTCGAGGCTCGCACCGCCGCTTGGATCGCACAACACGCGAAAATGTTTACAAATTCTTTGTAAACAAAAACAAAGAAACTGCCACCGACAGGGGGGGGCAACATCAACCTTCAGTTCTGTATCTATGACGGCGTGTGAAAGCGCCCTTGATTATGACTGAGCATGTCCTAACCTTTAATGGCCCCGCGAGGGCGGCGTCCCGCTCGGTCAGCGCCGAACCACCTCACTTTCACCGGGGCCTCCTTTCTCACTATGTCCGAGCTTAATACCGTAGCAACGCCAACCGGCACTAACACCTGCCCGCCGACCGGGAAGCAGCCAAGCCATAACCTGGTTGAGTATCGCGGACTCCGTGTCGTCGCTGGCACAACTTACGACCTGGAGCGCAAGGTCTCGGTCGGCACCGCGACGGGCAACGACATCACGAAATCGGTGACGGTCGCAGAGGCGCTTGAGTTCATACGCTCCGACAAAGCGCGCAAAACCGTGGAACTGGCGCGGCTTGCGCAGAAGGAAATGGCCGTTCGCATCGAGGAAATCCTGCGGGAAGCTTCTGAGACGGGCGAGCTAATCGTCGAAAAGGATGACCAGTGCTTCCTGAAAGTGGACGAGAAAAAACTGTGGCCCCAGGCCCACAAAGATTTAGTGGGTGCCGTCACCGGCATCTATCAGGAGTTTGCACTGGACAGAAAGGAATCCTGGGCGGATGTTGGCCAACTGTCCGCAGCTCGGGCTGAAATTCTGGCGCTCGCGTGGCGGATGGCCAAAGCCCAATACCTACCGGGGTGGACTTTCGCAGGTTTGTTCAGTCTGCGCACCATCTCCAATATCACGAGGTCGGCGGGCTTAATGCCATTGGACTTCGACCATGTGGCCGATGTTCCCGCTCTGATCGCCAAAATCAAAGCCGACCCGCTATTCTTCGCCTGCGAAAAAAGTCCATCTCTCACCGGCGTGAAGGCGCAGGTGCGCATCCCTGATGATGCCGCCAAAGACCCGAAGGTTTACCTGCGCTGCTTCGAGACGGCTGAACGATACATCATGCAGTTCTATCCCGAAGTCACCCTGGGAGTCGATAAGCAGGCCAAAGCAGTCAGCCAGCTCACGTTTTTCATGCACGACCCCGAGGCTTTTTGCAGGCCGGACAGTTATATCCTTCTGCCGGACGATGCGCAGGCCGAAGGCGGTCCCAAACAGAAGCACAATCCGGGCATCGCCACGGTCACGACTGACAAGCCCACCATAGCGCGGAAGCCCAAAACGTTTCCCTTCAATGGATACTCGCCCGAGAAACAATGGGAAGTGGTGAAGTCGGCGACGGATGCCTTGATGGCCCACTTGGAGAAAGTGCCGAGTGGCCCCGGCGACCGCAATGGGTTTTGGACACGCCTGGGCTACGCCTATCGGGACTGGATGAAAGACGTGGATTCCGAGGCGCTGATCAATGAGGCGCGGCAATACCTTCTCGACCTGGCCGACGAACACTACGGCGGCGGAACGCAGCCGGTGCAGAACGCATTGGATTCCGGTGGCGGCGAATGCGGCCTGGGCACGCTTTTCAAACTTGCAATGGATTATGCGGGGTGGGTGCCGCCATGGCGCTCCAAGGTCGAGGACATTGTGGTGTTGCCAAGCGGAGAGGTCACCATCAGCAAATGCGCCGAAGAGGTCTTCAAGCGGATAGGCCCATCGCATACTTTGTTCAACCGAGGAGGGGTCGTCGTCGAGGTCAGCTACGACAAACAGGGCAACGCCTACCTCGAACCGATCAAAGCTGATGGGTTTCGCAGCCGGGTGGAGAAGTTCGGGCGGCTGATGGCGTGGCGTCAGGCTGACAAAGAGTCCGTCCTGAAGCCCTCGAAAATGTCGGTTGATGATGCGAAGGCGCTGTTGGCGAGCAAGGAAATGGCCGAGTATTTGCCGCCGATTTCAAGTGTGCTGCGTTGCGCCGTGATCACCGAGAATGACAAAGGAGAACTGGTCGTCCTCGGAAACGGGTATCACCCGGAAAATGGCGGTATGCTGATCGTCCAGGCAAACGAAGTCCCGGAAGTGCCGTTAGAGGAGGCCAAAGAGCTGCTGCTCAGTATAGTTGCTGAGTTTGAGTTTCAATCGGCGGGCGACAAGAGCCGCAACCTGGCCGCTCGGATTACACCGGCGCTGCGCATGGGCGGATTCATTGAGGGCAGCATTCCGCTGGATGTGATGGAGGCGGACCAACCGCAGGCCGGTAAGGGATATTCGCACGCCATCACGACGGCGTTCTACAACGAAACCGCCTATTATGTTGCGCAGCGCGACGGTGGCGTGGGGTCATGGGATGAAAGTTTTGCCACGGGTCTCATGACGGGGAGGCCGTTCATTGCCCTGGACAACACACGGGGAAGGCTCGATTCCCCATACTTTGAGAGTTTCCTCACATGTCCGGGTTTGTTCGGGGCGAGGGTGCCTGGGAGTATTGAGGCACTCGTGGACCCGAAACGATTCCTGGTCCAGCTCACCAGCAACGGCATGGAGTCAACGTCGGATTTAGCAGCGCGTTCCTCTATCTGCCGCATACTTAAACCCGAGAAGCCCTACGTGGACATGCCGGGCATGGTAAGGGCGGAACAAGCTGCGGCCCTGGGCTGCATCTTCGCAGTTGTCCGGGAGTGGCATCGGCGTGGCAAACCGCGCAGGGATGGAACGGGGCATGACTTTCACGAGTGGTGCGGCATCCTCGATTATATCGTGCAGGCAATCCTGGGTTGTGCTCCACTGATGCAAGGGCACAAGCAGGCTCAGGCCAGGGTATCTGATCCCGTCCAGACCTGGATACGCCAGATGGCTCTGGCTGCCAAGGGAGAGAACAAACTCAAGCATCCCTTTACGGCCTCCGATTTGGTCGAGCTGTGCATTCTTGCAGGCATCGAAATTCCCCGCGTCGGCTCATCAACCGATGTCATCAGAACGAGGAAAATCGTGGGCCTCTTGATGAGGCGGGTTTTTAAAAATGGCAACGAAGTTGACGTGGAGGGCTTCAAACTTTCCAGGTCGGAACTGACCTACGAGAAGGAGTCCGGCCATTCCGATACGACTTACGCATACACTTTTGAATGTGTGTAAGTCGTTGATTTACCCGCTACCCGCCACACCCGGTAGTCCCTACCTGAACATAAAAAAGGGGGGGATTTTCTATTCTGTAAGGGTAGTAGCGGGTGTAGCGGGTGGCGGGTAGCGGCTCACGTCTGCCCAAGCAGGTTGGATCATGAAATTTTTGGGATTCAATTCATAGTCAGACATCAAGGTGCAGGATAAACCCGACAACGACTATGATTAGGAGCGGCAAGTTAAACTTGTAATTAGCAATTGGCTGGCCAATCGTGGTGACACTGGTTGCGGTGAGAACATTCGTTCCGGTCTGCACCGCCGTCGTCGAGGACGGTGGGCCGGGATTTCGGGCAGGGGTGCCTACGAGAACAAGAAGGATTACCAAAACGCCACCGACAACAGGCGCGGCCACGCTTAGCCGGATGAGGAAATTCTTCATACTGCCGGAGCATGTCCCTTTCGTTGCCCCCTTTCCAAGAGAAAACCTCCTCGCTCCTGGCCAGGCGGGGTTGCGATGTCCATGCTTGGACACAATGCGCGATTACGCCGTCCAGCCGGGAAATTGTGAGCCACGAGCAAACACCCGTTCAGGGATGAGGCTCGCCTGCTCTACGTCATGGCCGAGCAGAATGAGTCAGCGCCGGGCCAGGAAGTGGCAGCCACGCCAGGCCGATGACCAGGCCGGGCTGGCGCGCTGGTTACTGGATGCCTATTACGCGGTCCCGCAGATACCATGGCGCGCCGGACATCATCGGCATCACCGTCCTCTACATCATTGTCTTCGGACAGCGCGGCGAGGATACCCGCCAACCGGCCACGGGCATCCTGGCGTGCTGCTGGTCGCGCACAGCTCCCGACGCCGCAATCAACGCGAGTCACAAGGACATTGAGCAAGAGACGAATCGTTCAATGTTCCAAATCGGCTTGTGCGAACTGGCTCCGTTGCTAATCATCTGCCATGGCGAATCCTCCAAGCAAACGGGCAAGAGAGCCTCAAACCAGAAGCTACAGTGGCCCATTTGCCGCTTCTGAGGGCAGGTCAAATCCATCCACCAATGCTCGACGGAAAAGTGCCTTTGATTCTGGAAAACTCTTCGCCCTAAATGTCGAAGCAATAAAGAGTGCAGATGCCATGCTCGCGGTTCTCGATCAGCTCGACCCGGATTCTGGAACCGCATGGGAATGCGGATATGCCTACGCTGTTGGTATTCCCATTTTTGGCCTTCGGACTGATCTCCGCCGTTCGACTGAGGGCGGACCCGAGAGCGTAAACCTCATGTTGGCACGGAGCTGCACGGCGTTTATCGAAGTGCCGCCACAAAGACGGTCAGACATTGGTTGGGTGGCACGGCAGGTCTGTTTGAAGATTAGGAAGGGGTTGAAGTAGGAATGTGTGCAGGAGGTGGGTAGGACCGGAGGCCGGAGGTCACCGAACCCGTGGCGGACAGTGGGGCGTTAGCTCCCGCTTTGGAAGTTGCCTCTGTTGGCCTCCAAGGTGTTTTTCAAGTTTTGGACGTGTGTTTGTAAATCTCGATAGGAGGTTTCACGGTATTGGCTGATGCCGCGTGCTTTTGTGTCGCCTGAGACCTGTTTGCCTTCTCCATACCCGGCACTATCAAAAATCACCGTCACAGTTTTGCCTGGCTCGCGCAGCAACAAGAACTCCTGCCTGACTTTTGGTTCGGAATAGCCTTTGAATATAATTCCGCCAACAAGACGGTCGTAATCCTGGATGGCCTGATCGATCTCCTCCTGCGTGTAATGGCCCTCAAAATACGACGGATGCGCGGGAAGGCAGAAAATCGCTTTCATGTCGAGGGCAGTATCGCGGAACGCTTTTGCCGGTCAAGGATGGCGGCAACAAGGGCAGCACAGCAGGGCTACGGACCCCGCTCCGGCGATCCGACGAGGCACATCAGCCCTTTTTCGGCCCGTGCTTTTTTCGCAAGCCGTCAGCCTCCTTGATCAACTGCCAAAGCGGCACATCCAAACCCTGCGCCAAGGAATCGGCCAGGTTCAGCGAAGGATTCCTCTCGGACCTCTCGACAAGGCTGACCATTTTGCTGGCCACATCAGCCTTCTCCGCCAAAAGCTCTTGCGAAATCTTTCTGGCTTTCCGGTGCTTTCTGAGGACGACACCGAAAGCGTTTGCCATGTCCCTGGAACGCACTTGGCCACTCTGCCAGTTGCAGGGCGGAAAATGACAGGAACTATAGTTCCAAATTGTCTTGAAAGGAACCGAGCTGTAGTCCTAAATCCTCCCTGAGAGTGAGCTATGAAAACGCACGCGATGTTGGTAGGCCATCCCCTTCGTGAAGGTCGTCTCAATTCGGATCGGTGTCGCTGGCAGGTCTTGATCCTCATTATCTTCGCCTCGCTGGCAGTCGGCTGTGGCGATCCACAGGAGTCAGCTCGTAAAGAGCTGGCCAAGCTTGGCAAGGATTTCAGCCCGACCGTCTTTATTGAATCCATCGCCAACGGGGATAAGGTCGCGGTGAAGCTGTTTCTGGCGGCAGGCATCGACGTGAACCAGCCCGACAAGGACGGCGTTACGGCGCTGATGAACGCGACCATGAAAGGGGACACGAATCTCGTCGAGAGGCTTTTGGAGAAAGGGGCTAACGTAAACGCGCAAAGTAGCCAGGGGATGACCGCCTTGACCGTGGCGCTCATGTCGAGCAACGAGGATTTGGTGAAGGCCCTTCTGGCAAAGGGGGCCAACCCGAACCTGGCGATGACCACGACTACGGGAGAAACCGGGGGCATCACGCCGTTGATGACCGCCGTGATGGGCGGGCGTGTCGAAACTGTCAAACTGCTCCTCGCCAAAGGAGCAGATGTGAACGCGAGGGATGAAAAGGGTCTCACGGCGGCGGATTACGCCAAAGCCCAACCGAATCCTGATATTCTAAAGCTGCTGCAAGAAATGGGCGCGCCAGCCGTTACGGAAACTCAGTTGGCAGCCCTCCTGGATCAATTCAGCAAAGACCTTCGCGCCACAGCCCTCGGGAGCATGAGAAACGGCGAAACCTCGGACGCCTGCCGCAAGCTCATCGCGGATCGATTATCGACTTTCAAAGACCAGGAGTTGTTCACCACCAACCAGCTTCTTGAGGCTCGTGTCAGCGCGTTCAATGCGGTCCGCTCCGCCATCGAAGGTTTTGCGTTGGGCACGATCACTTCAGAAATGGAGGAGGCCCGCCAGAAGGCCAAACCGTTCATGGAGTTCCGCAAGGAGCTTCAAGCTGACAAGCGGGTCCAGGCCCAGTTGCTGTGCTCGGCGGCGGTGAAAGATGATGGAGGTCTCGCCAAATGGCTGCTGGAGCAAGGTGCCGACGTGAACGCCAGGAGCGAGGCCGGATTCACGCCGCTGATGTTTGCTGCCACGAAAGGCAGCGATGCCACGGCTCAAATACTATTGGCAGCGGGTGCCGACGCGAGCCTGAAGGGCTACCTGGGAATGACCCCAGTGATGTATGCTGCGGCGAACGGAAACACAAAAATTCTAAAATTGCTGCTTGCGGCCAAAGGCGACGTGAGCGCCAAGAACGAAAAGGGCCAGACAGCACTGATGATGGCCGAGGCCAAAAACGACGCCGAGGCTTTCACCCTGTTGAAGGACGCGGGCGCGAAAGAATAGCTGTTGTCACCGTCGCGATTGTATGGCGGACGAAGACGATGATCTCGTAAAGGAAGTCGGGATAGAAATGGCGGAATCGGCACAATACCAGAATACGCTTCGGCTGATCGAACAGCTCAAGTGGGCGAAGGTG
This window harbors:
- a CDS encoding ankyrin repeat domain-containing protein encodes the protein MKTHAMLVGHPLREGRLNSDRCRWQVLILIIFASLAVGCGDPQESARKELAKLGKDFSPTVFIESIANGDKVAVKLFLAAGIDVNQPDKDGVTALMNATMKGDTNLVERLLEKGANVNAQSSQGMTALTVALMSSNEDLVKALLAKGANPNLAMTTTTGETGGITPLMTAVMGGRVETVKLLLAKGADVNARDEKGLTAADYAKAQPNPDILKLLQEMGAPAVTETQLAALLDQFSKDLRATALGSMRNGETSDACRKLIADRLSTFKDQELFTTNQLLEARVSAFNAVRSAIEGFALGTITSEMEEARQKAKPFMEFRKELQADKRVQAQLLCSAAVKDDGGLAKWLLEQGADVNARSEAGFTPLMFAATKGSDATAQILLAAGADASLKGYLGMTPVMYAAANGNTKILKLLLAAKGDVSAKNEKGQTALMMAEAKNDAEAFTLLKDAGAKE
- a CDS encoding BT4734/BF3469 family protein is translated as MSELNTVATPTGTNTCPPTGKQPSHNLVEYRGLRVVAGTTYDLERKVSVGTATGNDITKSVTVAEALEFIRSDKARKTVELARLAQKEMAVRIEEILREASETGELIVEKDDQCFLKVDEKKLWPQAHKDLVGAVTGIYQEFALDRKESWADVGQLSAARAEILALAWRMAKAQYLPGWTFAGLFSLRTISNITRSAGLMPLDFDHVADVPALIAKIKADPLFFACEKSPSLTGVKAQVRIPDDAAKDPKVYLRCFETAERYIMQFYPEVTLGVDKQAKAVSQLTFFMHDPEAFCRPDSYILLPDDAQAEGGPKQKHNPGIATVTTDKPTIARKPKTFPFNGYSPEKQWEVVKSATDALMAHLEKVPSGPGDRNGFWTRLGYAYRDWMKDVDSEALINEARQYLLDLADEHYGGGTQPVQNALDSGGGECGLGTLFKLAMDYAGWVPPWRSKVEDIVVLPSGEVTISKCAEEVFKRIGPSHTLFNRGGVVVEVSYDKQGNAYLEPIKADGFRSRVEKFGRLMAWRQADKESVLKPSKMSVDDAKALLASKEMAEYLPPISSVLRCAVITENDKGELVVLGNGYHPENGGMLIVQANEVPEVPLEEAKELLLSIVAEFEFQSAGDKSRNLAARITPALRMGGFIEGSIPLDVMEADQPQAGKGYSHAITTAFYNETAYYVAQRDGGVGSWDESFATGLMTGRPFIALDNTRGRLDSPYFESFLTCPGLFGARVPGSIEALVDPKRFLVQLTSNGMESTSDLAARSSICRILKPEKPYVDMPGMVRAEQAAALGCIFAVVREWHRRGKPRRDGTGHDFHEWCGILDYIVQAILGCAPLMQGHKQAQARVSDPVQTWIRQMALAAKGENKLKHPFTASDLVELCILAGIEIPRVGSSTDVIRTRKIVGLLMRRVFKNGNEVDVEGFKLSRSELTYEKESGHSDTTYAYTFECV
- a CDS encoding permease prefix domain 1-containing protein produces the protein MFKLEQAISEWRQQIAAGGIKTPDVLDELESHLRDDVESQAQAGRSGQEAFDAAIQRLGQIRVLRKEFKNGRGMGIGRFFRPELIMMGVGLLCMAFGGFWYWIALKVALAIASALGGAGLEPVGLTWSALIFCSGAGLVFASVVWVIRRRRRTQAKYL
- a CDS encoding helix-turn-helix transcriptional regulator; this translates as MANAFGVVLRKHRKARKISQELLAEKADVASKMVSLVERSERNPSLNLADSLAQGLDVPLWQLIKEADGLRKKHGPKKG
- a CDS encoding nucleoside 2-deoxyribosyltransferase encodes the protein MANPPSKRAREPQTRSYSGPFAASEGRSNPSTNARRKSAFDSGKLFALNVEAIKSADAMLAVLDQLDPDSGTAWECGYAYAVGIPIFGLRTDLRRSTEGGPESVNLMLARSCTAFIEVPPQRRSDIGWVARQVCLKIRKGLK